The genomic segment TCTCCGCCAGCGCCGCCCTGCACATCGACACCACCCACACCAACGTCCACCAGCTGCGTGATCTCGTTCAGGAACGCGTGGCCGGCGAGGCCAGCGGGCGCCTCTCCCTGCTGTTCAAGTCCTTCGGCTTCAAGCATGGCGTGCCGGAGGACGCCGACTTCGTGTTCGACGTCCGCTGCCTGCCGAATCCCCACTGGGAAGCCCACCTGCGCCCACTCACCGGCCGCGATGCGGCCGTGGCGGAATATCTCGAAACCCAGCCGGGCGTGGAACGGATGTTCGAGCAGATCCGGGATTTCCTGGTCGAGTGGATCCCGCAGTTCGAACGCGAGAAACGCCGCTACCTGACCGTCGCCATGGGCTGCACGGGCGGACAGCACCGTTCCGTCTATCTTGCCGAAAGGCTGGGCAAGTACTTCGCGAGCCGCTATCCTTCCGTGCTGGTCAGACACCGCGAACTCTCATGAGCGTAGGCCTCCTCATCATTACCCACGGCGCCATCGGCGAGGATCTTCTGGCCACTGCCACGCAGATGCTGGGGGTGTGTCCGCTTGCCACCGATACCCTGGCCGTCGCCTTCGACTGCGACCCGGATGTCGTGCTGGAACAGGCCATGGAGAAGGCACGGCGCCTGGAAGCCGGGCTCGGGGTGCTGGTATTGACGGACATGTATGGCTCGACCCCCAGCAATATCGCCAACCGCCTGCCGGAGCAGTTGCCGGTCACCGTGGTGGCCGGGATCAACCTGCCGATGCTCGTTCGCGTTCTCAACTACCCGCGCCTCAGCCTGAACGAACTGGCCCAGAAGGCGCTGAGCGGCGGGCGGGACGGCGTTCTGCTGTGCAGCCCCCGACTGGACCGAGTCCATGACTGAGAAGGAAGTCACCATAAGCAATAAGCTGGGCCTGCATGCCCGGGCGGCGGCCAAGTTCGTCACCCTGGCCTCGCAGTTCGCCAGCGACATCACGGTTGCGCGCGATGGCCAGGAAGTGAACGGCAAGAGCATCATGGGGGTAATGATGCTGGCAGCCTCCCAGGGCACGCCCATCGTGATT from the Thiohalobacter sp. genome contains:
- a CDS encoding PTS sugar transporter subunit IIA, translating into MSVGLLIITHGAIGEDLLATATQMLGVCPLATDTLAVAFDCDPDVVLEQAMEKARRLEAGLGVLVLTDMYGSTPSNIANRLPEQLPVTVVAGINLPMLVRVLNYPRLSLNELAQKALSGGRDGVLLCSPRLDRVHD
- a CDS encoding HPr family phosphocarrier protein; translation: MTEKEVTISNKLGLHARAAAKFVTLASQFASDITVARDGQEVNGKSIMGVMMLAASQGTPIVIRADGPDEAEAIEQLEALIEDKFGEGE
- the rapZ gene encoding RNase adapter RapZ, which translates into the protein MKLVIVSGLSGSGKSIALNTLEDLGYYCVDNLPVGLLAPFAAQLHASLHPSQELAAVGIDARNHPEDLQRFRDILRELGDNIDVEVIFLQADDETLLKRFSETRRRHPLTGEGVSLADAIRRERDLLEPISASAALHIDTTHTNVHQLRDLVQERVAGEASGRLSLLFKSFGFKHGVPEDADFVFDVRCLPNPHWEAHLRPLTGRDAAVAEYLETQPGVERMFEQIRDFLVEWIPQFEREKRRYLTVAMGCTGGQHRSVYLAERLGKYFASRYPSVLVRHRELS